ctctctctctctctttttccaaTAATTCCTTCCAAATGGTAGACGATCGGATAGTGGCACCTCGTGTGGTGCCTTCTTCGATGGTCTTGGTTCTTGCGTTAAACGCATCAACTATTAGTCGTTGTGGCAGCACCAGTAACGCAAACAGTTCGAAAAGGAAATCCGACCGATTGCAACCGCAGTCGTCCACCCGTAGGGCCCATGTTGACAAATAACTAGTACGGTGGGTAGCGTGGGTCGTGCCGTTAGTGGTCGTTATGGTAAATTACTAGTTTTCCATTACGATATTGCGGAGAGTTAACCCGCCGGGGCACCAAAACCAATAAGCCTCCGATGTGGATCAATGAAGCATGCAGTGGAGCGGAGCGGAGTgggtttttttcgttgttgttattgctcTTGTGGAACTGTCCATCATTATATGGACAAAACTACCGTTTGATGAACTGCTTAGCTGGAGTACTCACATAATTAGAgctcgtttgttttcttttatggtgtcttttctttttgcattgcAGCAGGGAATGTGTTTCTAATACGTTCTGATCGGTAATTAGAATTTCATCACGAATCGGCTCTGTATGCTGCTGTATGACACAATGGAACAAAACGGTGGCTGTAGAAAGGGAACGTTATGTCTCTAACTTTATGGTAAGGGTGGCTTTTAATTGCTAAAGAAAGCGTTCGACAATTtgcgctggtggtgctgctgctactgcaacAACCGATAGACTTAAATAATCCTTctgatgtttgttttcgtgGCACGATACTCCCATACCTTCGACCCGCGACGTCTTGGTGGTGGTCATAGTTGTGGCGGTTAATCGCTCTGCCAAAAATAAACTCAATCGGTCGAGGTGCACACATCGCCCGGGCACTGCAAATTGCAGTGTGGCTGCGTAACGGCCTGATTTCGTCACGTGCAATAGGGGCTAGCAAACTGGAACGCAGAAGACGAAGGCGAAAGAACCCGGGCTGACATAGGCCAAGAGGCCTATGTGGACGTCATGCAGCCGCGTGCTtgttaaatagcaaaaatacttttttcatCGTGGCTCCGTTCAGAAAGGcattgtttgatttaatttttgaaaaaaaagtatcagtTTTTTATTAATCAATCTGCATGTTAATGATTGTTGCCGTCATTTTGCGTATTTTCTGTGGCCTCACTGATGATATTAATTGCAGAAGGAATaactttcaatttcattttgtttaatttgaacCTCTCGCTTATGGGTTGTGATGTTGAAATTCTGTTATAATTTCAGATGAGTTTTGCTCATTATTTGACTTATTCattcaatataaaaatatggaATGAAATTTGCATTCAAAAAATACAAGTAATTCAATTAGTAACTCTGTCTTTGCAATAAGCCTATTTTTGGACAGCCTCACAGATCCAGAAAACATTACTGATGGCCAGATCATCAATTCTATCTATTAGTAATCAGCTCTCGTTTGTGAGAATTTGAGTTAAAGTCCCATCATGGCTTGGACAACGAGAGCGCGTGGCTTGGGTATTATAATTAATCATACCACTCTTCTGTAAGAAGCTTTAGAAAATGACTTTTGAGCTATTTGCTTTGATATTTACCTCCTAAGAAAGAGTCGTGGAGAACTGATACTTATTGGCATTTTTGTGTGAAACTTTTTTCATACCATCGCTCCCCAATATGGAGATGTTAATTCGGTGCCCGAAGCACGTCAGCTGTTCGCTGCCAATGTGACCCTTACCAGCTTAAGCGGAGTCTCTTGTTTAAGACTAAATAATGCACAATCATCACGCAACGAGTgtcggttgttttgtttcattacttagTGTTTATAATAAACAGGCAAACAAACTGATCCGTAACTTCAGCAGACGTGCCGGCACTTCATCCTTGACTGGATGATTACTTTTCTTTCCATCCACGCCACGATCAGATGGTCTGTTTGCACGAAGCTTGTCCATTCCCGGCCTGCGCGTTGAAAAGAACTGCTCGGGAAGAATGTACTCCGCTCAAAAGTTGGCAGCTCTATTCacggtgagtgtgtgtaccCGAAGCTGGCTGCAACGGAACTTTGGCCAACATAAAACGTCATGTTTTACACTACGAGGCATAGCTCTCTTGTCTAGCCGAACGAACCGAACCTGTACCAAGACTAATGTACGAATGAGTGGCTTAAAGAAAAGGCAGGAAAACAAACTACGGGCTGTTAAGCAGAGagaaggaagggaaaaaaagctacaGCAACATTACCATGGGACGAGTGTGTGTCTTCACAATTTCCCATTTCCTCGAGTAGCAACAGGTCTCCGGGTTCGGCTTTTCCGCGTTGCTGCCGATGGCCTAAACAGGGCCAGAGACCTTAGACCGTCGGTAGTCGCCAGCACTTTACTTTCGATCGAAAAATAGTACCAGGCAACGAACCCCCGCCGGATCCGAAGTCGAAGTCGACCGGGTATGTGGTATGTGTATGTGCCTTTCGTCGTACCCCGGACGCACCGGTTATGCCATTTAGCGTACGATCTTTCCCCCGTACGGATGGTGCGTCTGTTTTTGTCCGTCCCATCCATTCTCGCGTTCGTTTTGCGACGGGTGCATTCGTTGGGCAGGATCAACACAATCGAGTGCTCCGTGGCCTAGTGTTCCAATTACTGTCCCTTACCGTGGATGTGCGACAACACTCTGTCCGCTGCTGTGGAATGTGGGAACGACAGTCGGAAACTGTCAGGTGCTGGGAAAAGTGATTCTTACACGCGAACAAGTGATCTGCATTGTGTTATCAAACATACGGATTTAAGATTATCTGTGAGGTCTTCCTGAGAGCATTTTTGGTCCCCGGAacggaatcttttttttttagtgtggATTTGTGTAGATGTTCAGTTCAGtaaaatacattaaattgGTGTCGACATGTTCGAGAAACGACCAGAATTGGTTGTGCGAGTGCGCTGTAAGTTGTGTGAACTTGATTGAAGCTTGGTTCTGTGCGTTAATATGATAATTGGAATTTAATTGGTTGAGGAAAGGTGTCTGCAAAAATGGTACTCCTTTTCATTTAATAACAAGGTTCTTAAGTCGGTGATTTGTCGACGTTAATAGAgcaattttgtttcgttgatcTACATTCACAAACTCTACAATTCAGTGAATGTAGTTCCGATTTAACGTACTTTACGAAGGTTtacgaacttttttttttcaaatcaagtTTTGATCGTGCGTTACTAGCAGAGTTATttggcctggccgtcctttataaatgaaaaaataaaataaaataaaataaaactagcaGAGTTATATGGAAGATCTTTCGATCTTTTCGCACTTTTACACTACATTATCAGTGCTCCAAAAAGTGGATGACCGTCAAAAACGCTTGTAGGAATCTTTCGTTTCTGGCTTTGCACGGTTTTTACCTTTTCCTCTTGTATGTCGAAGCCTTAATTTTCAAtggcatacctttaggcgtatTCTCTGAAATCGACAACAATTCATAAGGCTTTGAACTTGCTATTCATCGGTTTACCGACGCAAAGAACTGCtgatcatttttaaaacattcttttctgtttctaatgttctcttcttctctctctttctttgctAAAGATCTGGAAACCTCATCGACGGAGCAACCCAGCTCGTGTGACAGTTCGATGTCAGCGCTGCGACTTCACACGCCCGGTTTTGGCAAGAGTGCCTCCAGCAGGCGTCCCATAGTCCTGCCAAAACCGTTACCACAGCTAGAGTTTCCTGGGCCACCATCGTACGAGTATTACGAGCCCAGCTGTTGCTACATGCCATTGCCACCGccgcctccaccaccgcctCCGCCGGCACactttcatcatcaccatcagcaccatcaccatGGACATCCGACCCTCCCGCTCGGACCACCGCCGTCCGTTACCGGGACGATCCTTTCCGACCATCACAACTACTACACGCTTAACGATTGTCTCGAGTGTGCCCGGCAGGAGGCGGAACATGTGCCGCTGTACGCCACGACGAGCAGCGGAGGGTTGCCCGTCACGGCGGGCAGCCCCACGAGGCGTCGGTCTCGCAGTGTCAGCGTCGTCAGCCAGAGTATGAGCCTTGCTAGGCGCCCGAGCCAGATGCTAGATCCGGCCACCGCCATTGCGATCGCAGCAACTAACGCTAACGTATGTTACACGCCGCAACATTTCAGCTTAAGCAAAAAGGGTCTGCTGCAGATCGACTACTCTTGCAATTGGAACAACCTGGATCGATATATCGCCAAATAGATCCGCCGGGTTGAACGGTTGTTGCTTTAAGCTCACAGCTTAATAAAGCACCATTTAGTGGATAAGATAATTTAAACCATTCAACGGTAAAGGTTAGGCGGGAAATAGCGTGAACCGATTATCTATTACACCGCGACTAGCGCAACGAACCGCTAGGAGATACATGTATGAAATGTAAATACagttaaacaaataattgttCTTTTAAAACTTGTGTTACGTTATTGATGCTTCTTAGTGGTGCTCACAGTAGCGTATCAAGCCCCTAGGAGGCCctagatgaaataaaaatagggGTCCTCACCACATCGAACAATGAGCGACCCCTAATATAAGGCTTCCTAGTACAAGGCCCCCTACTCCGCTCATCATAAGATTCGCCGCTGCTAGTTGTCCGAAATATATCGTTCTGTGAGATTACTTTATTTTGGTTTGTATACATTTCATCACTATGAGCTTTTATTTCTATAAGTATTTTAAGATTTTCCAAAGCTTACGCTACAATTGAGGTCTTGATgaccttttttgttcttgcaaAATACCGAATTAGGTAGAACTTGTATGATCATATATATTGATTCTTTATTCTTGATTTTATCTTAAGTAtgccaaacatttttttattagactTATTTAGAAGAAAGAATGAATACATAGATTAGAGGCATTCCTTCACAAGACTATAGCAGGGACCTTTGACGCCCCGTGGGTTTTAAATGCGATGAACATCTTAGCCGGGGTGCGGCcaggtggtgtaggcgacagcggcgccggtcttcaaacggcaggaccggggttctaatcccatccggaccgcgtccctccgtagtgagggctgactaattaactacgtggttatcggtaatctagtaagccatttcgatggccggcatgaccatgaccttagaggtcgttacgccaagaagaagaacatctTAGCCCCTATTATATCGTTAAGAATATGCTACTACTTAGGCCACACTTTAGAAGCAGAACCTTTTGTGCTAGCGACCCGATCGTGCAAATGGTGGACTCGTACAACAATCTAGGATTCGAAGCTGATTTCCATCTGACAACTACTCAACTCAGAAATAGTTTATGATAACTTCTTTAACGATTCTTCTATatttcttgttgtttgttcATGTACATGTTTCTTAGTCTtgaagttttttgtgtgttttgtactATGTATTCAATTTCTGCCGGATGACCGATTATGTTAATAATAATGTTACTTACACTATGTAATGAAATAAACTctgcattcttcttcttcttattcttctttgcttaacgaccttctaaggccatgtcggtcatctaatggcttactagacttgatggttaccacgtagttggatagtcaaccCTTACGGAACGGTTCAGATGGCATTTTTACTCCAGTCCTGCCGCGTGAATCCGTACAGGATTCTATGCTCGACCCTACCGTGTGAAAAAGCCCCCTAAACTCATCAGAGAATGTGTTTGAACTATCTATAGTCTATAACATTAGTTCGTTTTTTGAGTGGCATGGTCCTGTGATTTGAACTAAACTAGGGCATATTTTCAAATTGTGCCTCAGCGATCATGCTGGCTTGTATTGCCCGTGTATCGAGGTACTTTCCTTGACAATAtgaaaaaaagttattaaacACTTGCATTGAAAAGCATATTccacattttttgatatttgtaaatcaattgttttcaatttatgGTTCAAGATTTGTACATGCTGCGATCAATCTTCAACTGCCAAAGAGCAGTGTTGCCAAATTAGATTATCATGACGTCTATCAACCTCGTGCGCCGCTCAGTTAGCGATCATCCTCGTTAAGCTGTGGTCGCACGAAGCACATatgttaaaaaacaaacacaacaacgaTTCGATATAACAATTGCAACAATGCTAATCAAATTACAACCATGCAAAATGCGCACATAAAAGCActtcatttaatttgaatgaaCCACGATTTCAAATCGCAAAATCTTCATCGTTTGGTTTCACTTCCAACATTCATAGTCCTCCAAAACAATTGCTCTCACATCGAGTTATGGCCACAGCTTGAGAATGTGTCTGCCATCTGTCAAACGGTAACCTCAACTCGTTCGGGTGCAGTTCTTCATCCAACTCGTCCAAGAAATCGTTCCAAATATTTTCTCCTCTGCGTAAGTTGAGTTTGGTGCGTGTTGCATTAATAGCACGGGGTAGCGAATTCTGCTGAAGAATAGAAAGATTGTCGCTGTGTCTGGGATTGGCAGCAGCCAAAAAGTTAAGATCTAGTGATCGCGTAGGTGGCAAGCAGAAATTACCGAATATACGACACGGGCAAAAGTGtgggtggaaagaaaatcgatGCGCGGGGCTTGCTGAAATCGTGGTATTTCCCATCGTTCCTACCCGCTCCCTCAGCATCTTCGTGACACGTCGTGACGGTGGTGCGTTCGTAGTGTGTGACCCTGGGAGAAGGAAGTGAATTGGGGTTGTCCCATCGTGTGTCGCAAGTGGCTTTATGCGAAGTTGGTGTGCGTGCTAAAATAGGCaaagcagccgcagcagccgTGATTTGGTGGTAGCACAGATCGGGTTGGACAGACAGGGCTAGTGGAGCTGGCTACAGTGCAACAGGTTGgggaaagtgaaagaaaatcaaatcagCTGAGTGTGTGCGCGACGATGGTTGCTAAAGGTGCGTGTAAACTGGAActggtgtggttgtgtgtgaaatttgtattgatcttcaaaaacacatactttaaattcaaaattctatACTAAAAGGAAAATCGCTACAGGGAAACCCGAAAAAGGAAATCACCTTTGCGTGCacccaacacaaacaaaacaagtgtGCATACGCACTTTGCGCaaaagagtgagaaagagaagcAAATAGAATGGTAGAAAGAGAAagatgtatgtgtgcgtttgtttctGCAGGAACAAAAATACAGTAAAGATGGAGGGTGaaattgaacaataaaataaaacactaccATTCCATtcaggcgtgtgtgtgtgttgggtagAACTATTGGTATTTCACTTTGCGTACTACCTGCGCGCGAGCGCATTGCGTATATCGCCCATAAGCCGTTTTTAAAgtagtgtgcgtgtatgtacgTCATTGAAGCGCGACACGATGTTTTTTTCGGTGTAATCCACCATCACAGAAGCAGCACACACTTTACCTGTGCCGCGCACCACCGGCAGCGaaggttgcgttttttttttcattattatttgtgTTGTCGCCGCCGTCGTCGTTGTTTGTGGGCATACGGTTTTCCGCGAACTTCGTTCTCGTGGTCAGTTTGTGAGTCGTGGtcgtggtgctggtgctggttaCCAATCTCCCCAAGTAAGGGATTGAAGTTATCGCTTATCTTATGCGTGGTTATTTTTGCCCGTAGGTGCAACATTTTGgattatttattcatcgttATCAGTAGATAAACAGCTCCCGAGCATAGTCAACCTTTGTGTGAAAATTAGGCAATGTGCGGTGGTGCGCCGAGCAAGTGTTTTGatatctttttgtttgttcggaACCTGTCTCCATAGATCATGTTGATTTGCTAGGCCCTGGTTTAATAGTGCAGGTGCGATCGTAGTGATTAGAACaagttttgaagaaaaaaggttttgaGAATGCTCTTGTATaggttaattttttaaaatttatattaatgGAAAGAATGGTAAACACCACGATTAAGAAACATTTCAGTGTGGGTGCAGTCGGCCTGCATTCTAGAGCAACCTTCGCTTTCATACAATTATCGCAATAGAAAGATAACGTAGTAAATGgggcgcacacacgcacagtgcCCTCAGTATGGTATGATGTTTGACCGTTTGTGTTAGTATGCTATCGGCAATTGGAGCACGTCCGCGTTCGTATCTACACGCAGTGAAAATTATACGtgtaattttaagtttttttccttGATCGATCCTCCTCCCAGCGGTGGCAGTTTAGCGCGTGTCGAATGTACATAATTTGGGTTTCCTTTGCAGATGTTTAACGCCACAGAGTATCCCGAAAAAGTGTATCTACAAAGTGCAGtgaatgtgttgtgttgtaaACGTGAAAGTTAACTCAAAACGTCAGTTTAGCTTGATTTATACCACCACCTCTAATATGTGTGTCTATCTAGTAGGCTCAGTGCATCCTGATAGCTGATGTAAATCCTGATCCAAGTTGCAGTGCATttttgttgtgcgtgtgttcgtGTATTTGCTTTGTTCTTGCTTCTCCTATTAAGCTGGTAGTGTTGCGTGTGTGGTGTGCTATCAAGAAAATAAGTTAAAGCGattgtgaagaagaaaaaagtttcGCAACGCACTACACATATGCGGACGTGTGTGGGAGAGTGCTCCAAGAGGTTGTGGGTCATACGATACACGCATCCTTTTAGTCAGCCTAGTGCCCGGATCAGCAATAATTAAGGGCTTCTTTaaaagttgtgtgtgtgtgttactcCTTCTACTCACATTATTATCCGTATATAGGTTTCTGTGTTAGTGGCCCCGACAAGACTTCACAATAGGTTTTTTGTAAAGCTAACGCAACGGCTACGGAAAACATCTACCGTGGGAAAGGATAACAACGAGACGTCCAGAACCTATGGTTGGCTGCATTTTTTCATAAGTAAGTATAGTTTGAGATAATCTGACATACAGAAACTAGAAATGGCAGTCCAAGAGATttgcagcaataaaaaatagtattttcAGTAAAACATGGGATTCTTGATTGTTGGATAATGTGGTAGTAGCGGCGCCGATTCCCACGGGGCTATACCGAAGATCGAATCCCATCTGTGCCATTTCCCATTAGCcaggactgactgtccaattgcgcggtatcaataagtctaataagccatcgGATGATTGGCATTTACTGGTAGATCGTTTGTCCAATGAGAATCGCCGAAAGTCTGATTAGAAATTGTTTCGGAGTGTTGATGCAACGTAATCAATTTTTAAGAGAAAACGTTGTCCAAAGTAGTGGTTCATGATCAGCATTCCAACCTGATCAGCAATCCAATCTCACAACACCAGGAACGGGAGGTGCCAATCTGCTCTTCATGCACATCGAATGCGTGGTTGGCGAAAAGTGTTCGCGGAATTTACTGCGTGCAAGCAAAAGGTAAAGAACACGGCCGAAGGTTTCGTCGGAAAAGCGGAAACAACAGCGTGGAAAACACAACGGCTGTGCGGGCACGGTTGTTGGTGCGTTTTAATTTTATCCGATGATGGAACATTTTTTTCGGTTCATCTTCTTCCTTGCTTTCGCCACCCCGTTCTGGATTCGCTTCGTCCCATGCGCTTTTCACTGTCCCCGGGGCGCAAGGGAAGGATGTATTTAGAGATCGGTTCATTCTAGCGCCGGAAAAACACAGCATGATGCTGTCATGCCTTGCCCAATGAATGTTGGAAAAGGGGTGTTTTTGTAGCCCAATAGCGATCTTCTTGTAAATGTAGATCGAGTAAGGAGTAACACTGGTATAAGAAAACAGATAATTATGAATGTACTTGAGAAATGTTTCATCGGATTTGAGTTGGGTGTCGGATAATGACTTGACACGCTTGAGGACCGTATGCACTTCGTTAATTAAACTCCTCGTCTAATGTATTTGATTTTCACCACCAACCTTTCACTCCAGATTATGATTCTCTCGTAATTCCTTTATACAAATGGAGGGTTTCAgcttaaaatgattttaaatattgtatTTGATTGTAAATTGTTTCCGATTGTGAAATGTAAGTAAATTCCGATTTCCGATTGTGAATGTTTGGGAATGGCTAAGGTGTTTCCTCTGAACTTATAATTATTTCTGTGTACGCTATATTCACTatgggctaaagagtaatgaAGGCCTACAAGTAGTACGGGATTCATATCATGCAAGCCTGGGTGAAAACTCACAGTAGATTGTGACCATCttgcgtaggacataaaaatattattaaaataaatcatttttaaaatgaggaaagttatttgaaatcattatttagtgtcgcaaaagctagcttatgtaaaaggttaatttataaaaaagatTCACCaaattatttaatcatttaatcGAGCCTGTTCACactgtaatttaaataattctgcACTGAGCCATATTCTCATTTTAAATGACTAatttaacgaaacaaaactgtgAACTAAACATGAGTTAAGtagaaagtttattttctaactaaaacttcattaaaactagttaaaataagattttttgaattttacaaactatttattttatttatttataattaattatgacggtccagtgccgtattgtcaacaccgcttgtgttgcataaattttataatcatattgataaggcactTCCTCCTTGCTCTTCTCACTGATCTCTCTTCAAATGTCGAATTTTATAAactaat
This genomic window from Anopheles maculipalpis chromosome 2RL, idAnoMacuDA_375_x, whole genome shotgun sequence contains:
- the LOC126556130 gene encoding histone-lysine N-methyltransferase SETD1B-like; its protein translation is MPAYAGFDSFASSRRTAESIYYTAKEYDSAEESDYVRRAIFEDGPNTIFNRRYVDPWDMENYVYIRKQVMDPTSESEVPPSPAGEPIQSKFYYVPGELNGNELECRDCSSAELIDPEFDTDAQGEDLERQSAVLLPEDELDGELHHHSMDERPSEVGAEEEERLNGEDDEDEDGFYTERYDTVMDEDSIGGDEHVYSSYTDLETSSTEQPSSCDSSMSALRLHTPGFGKSASSRRPIVLPKPLPQLEFPGPPSYEYYEPSCCYMPLPPPPPPPPPPAHFHHHHQHHHHGHPTLPLGPPPSVTGTILSDHHNYYTLNDCLECARQEAEHVPLYATTSSGGLPVTAGSPTRRRSRSVSVVSQSMSLARRPSQMLDPATAIAIAATNANVCYTPQHFSLSKKGLLQIDYSCNWNNLDRYIAK